The following nucleotide sequence is from Labeo rohita strain BAU-BD-2019 chromosome 3, IGBB_LRoh.1.0, whole genome shotgun sequence.
GAGGATTCAACAACAGACAACTTGTTTATTCAAAACGCATTTACTTAAACATTGAACAGTTGTGAAATGTTTAAGATGAACACATAGCTGGTTGACATCTGTAGTGTTGTAAACCCTCGTATTTGACATATCCTTCAGTCTAGCAAGATTTGAGAAGTTATCATACGAATCAACAACTCGTTTCTGCATTCGTACACATTAATCAGTTATAAtgcagaaatgtaatttttggatgaaaaatCCCAAACATTTGTGTTTCCCTAATGTTTTGTCCTTTCACTGTCTTTTGCTTTACAAAGCATTGATTTAGAAAGTCTTCAGGAcagaatctgaaataaaagtgaGTGCACACAGGCAGAGAGTGACATCATTTGCAAGCATTCACATTAACATCTAGTCAGCTTTGGCAATCCTGCCATGGAATATACACTACTGAATTCACATCTGAACACAGCAGTCTATATATCCAAGTAAGTGTAGTGTTTGCTAATGTACAATGCTCCTCTGGTGACAGATCTGATGCGAGTATCTCAGCGTGTAAATAGGCTCATATTCCATCAGTAAATCCCACACTGCAGAGGATAGTTACTGGGTATGATTAGTAATGTAATGATGTACATTTGCTCTGTTAGTGTTTGTCAATGAAATTAACTACGTAGCTAAACTCTGCCACAACCATCCAGTCAAAACCAAAAGAAATTTCCCAATTAAGACATGCTTATCAAACCTCTCCTCCTTCTGCTGCAGAAGTGAAGGGTTGGTAATGGTTTCGCCACTTTCAGTGCCGTAGAAATACTAATGATATGCGGGAGAAGCTTCAGATTTGGCAACATCTTTGCTAAAAACATCCATCAAACTCTCCAGTTCTGTTCAAATCACTTTCGCACACAAACATGCTCACGGTTCGCCTCCCTCTCGTTCTCATGCACGCTCGAACATACATACGCACACATTCGTCCTCTCTCAGTGCTTGAGAGAGAAGTCGCCCGTGTTTAGGCGAGGTCGTGGCAGTGCTCCAAACATCTCCGTTCCATCTGTGGCTCCAGGGACCAGCAGGGCTTTCATACTGGCAGCTATGTGGTCCAGGTCTGTACAGCCCAcctaaaataaaagcagtgtCAGGAAGGTTACTTTGGCAATGTAATGGGTTACAGATTACAGATgggttaccctatttaaaatgtattaatatttcaattacGTTATTAAAGTGATGTaacttaaaagtttacatacacttgattttttatactgtgttgttacctgaatgatccacagctgtttttttctgatagtTGTTgacgagtcccttgttttgttcattttatttaggcaaaataacaaATGTTCACATcgtcattctgttcaaaagttttcaccctccggctttaaatgcagtgtttttttttggttttttttttccttctggagcatcagtcagcgtttgaaccttctgtaatagttgcataagagtccctcagttgtcctcagtgtgaaaagatggatctcaaaatcatacagtcattgttggaaagggttcaaatacacaaaaatgctgaaaaaccaaaggatGTGTCGgccctgaaagatttttctgaagaacagtgggcagtttaactgttcaggacaaacaagggactcatgaacaactatcactaaacaaacaaacaaaaaaaacaaaaaaacagctgtggatcattcaggtaaaaacacagtattaagaatcaagtgtatgtaaacttttgaatgggttcatttttataaatttaactattgtCTTCTCCTGTGGACTGTATACATCTTTTATGAAATATCGTATTAAGGTTagtgctacaaaaaaaaataacatgcattttgtatgatccctctcatttGGGGGGGgggcattttgcagattctgcaaggtgtatgtaacaAAATATTCTATTGGTAACTAGGTCAATAATGCAGTACAATAATATTAGAACTTATATTTGACCTTTATGTTTAGAGTATAGATTTTCcaaaaagtaaatgtatttaaacatagTTTTAAAGTGGAAAATACTGGCTTGACAAACACGAGAGATTTCTtccaaaaacaattaaaaaacctTGCCAATCCCAACTTTTATAAAGTATGTAGAAGTATTTATACTGACAATCTGTATTTCCTTTAGCCCTTTCCCCCATTTTGAATCAAATTGTTCAAAAATGGTGTGTTGCAAcatattaaaggaatattctgTCGTTAatgactcaccctcatgtcaatccaaaccgttaagaccttcgttcatcttcagaatcacaaattcagatattttttgtagttgtgttgctgtctatgcagggtcagaaagcttgcggatttcatcaaaaacatcagtttgtgttctaaagatgaacaaagggttttatggatttggaaggacatgaggatgagtaattatgaaattgtCTTATCAATGAATAATACATAGAATTTTGCCTCAAATTTTGGTCTAATGAGTAATCTAGTGTAATCTAGTAGGTGGCATAATTTTGTTACCTAAAATTTTACACATCCTTTGTATTGAAAGTGCACACATAATctgcaaaaaaagtcatttaaattaCCAGTCTGTATGAAACTGTTTTAGAAGGTTATGTGGATGAGGGCAGGTATGAAGCGGATGTGTAACTGACCCGTTCTCCACTGTGGGAGTCACCCTGAGCAGCATGGTTGTTCCTGTAACCCCACACCGGTATAGACACGGGCAGTGAACGAGCCATTGCCATGGGGTTAGAAGAACGAGATGCCAAGTGACCCATTGCCAGGCCACGTGGAGGGGGAGGAGCTTCCTCACTCAGAGAGCCTGACAGCAATAAAacagatataaatatatgaacGACAGCAATAAAACACATGGATGTTACAGTGTCATAATACGGATAATGATCTCTTTGAACAACACTTACTGAACAGTGTTTGAAACAGTTTCTATGAATTTTTTCCATTCGCTTGTGATTACagaataagatttttaaaatgttttgaaagaagtttctaatggctgcatttagttgatcaaaaacacagtaaaacagtaatagttaaatgttattacaaatcaaaatgacttaaaaagtacttaaaatatattttaactgtcatttatttctgtgatttttaattaatcattactctagtcttcagtaccacatgatccttcagaaatcattcgaatatgctgatttgctgcaaaaaaaagaaaaaaaaatcatgtgtcATCACTcttaatgttgaaaactgctgTGCTGCCTaagatttttgtggaaactgcatttttcgtctcactatttattttttgaaaaataaaaagcatttttttgaaaaaactaaatcatttactggaaacagaaatcttttgcaacattttaaaaaagttttttactgTCCCTTTTGATTCtatataatgtgtttttgcttaataaaagtattaattaagaaaaaacaaacatactgaCTTTTGAACAATGGTGAACCTGTCTCTGCTAAAATATTaggatattttatatttgctgATTTGCCTTTTTTCACATTTAGAAAACTTTAAACATCACCTAATAGCCacttaaagttaattttaaacactaataatgaaataacacttgtatattaaataaataaataataaataaaacactatttttCATGCTGCACATTATAATCCTGTGATGcctaaatgtgaaaaaaaataggCAACaacttttaagtcatttttggcTTTTACCAGAATTTTTATACTGGTACTTTcctatgtagaaaaaaaaaatcctaatataataaatataataataaattcaccATCAGTGCTCTCCTCCTCCCCATCAGACTCAAAGAAGGGCTCGCAGTCCCGGGACAGAGAATCCTCGTCCATTGAGAAGACacctgaaaaagaaagaaagatccATTCACAGATTTTgtacaaatactgtaaaattaaatactactctttttttttttcccaaaaacttcaatcagagatctaatcaaataatgtcttttactgcaaattctaaaaaaaagagaaatagataaataaaaatgttgtttgtatgtttttttttttttttttttaattgtgtgaattttgtgaattttgtgAAAAGATGtgtgcttattgacaaaattaaacacttatttcatagatccATTGTCTTTCAACAATTCAAgaacttttcaagtacctcttctggaatattaatgttttcaagggttttccaggcctaaAACTtcaaaagtcaaattcaagaactttaagcaccttgtacgaaccctacATTCAATTTGAATTTGAGATCTGAAACGACAATCACTTcttatatgaaaaacaaaaaaaataggtGCATTTACCCGCCGATTCATTCAAGTTACGTCTCCTTCCATCCAaatcttcttcctcctcctcctcctcttcctcctcctcttcctccaaGTCCACAATTTCCGTCCTTTCCCTTCCCTTCTCATGTTCCTCCATTGCCGCTTTCTCCCTGTCACGCTCTCCGTTCCCATGCTGACCGCCTGGCTGGCCAATGGCAGTGGCCGAGCTGTAGATCGACGGGTAGCTCTGAGAATAGAGCCTCGTGTTGGGACTAACAGTCCCGACTCCGTCTCCAGTCAAGGTCTTTAGAAACAGACACGGTAAATCTAAAGCTGTTGCGAtcaaaaaatgcataaacataATAAGATTTGCACTCACCAGCCTGTCAGACGGCACATCCGTGGCCAGTTTGGCTCCTCCTTCCTCTGTATTCAAACGCGTGTGTCTCTGAGCCGTCAGTACAGTGGTGGAGTGCAGAACTGCGATGTCATCCATGTATCGCCGTGATGACTCAGCTAGGGCCCCTGGTCCCCAAACGTGATACGCATAATCAAACTTCCGCACCTGAGATCCGCCACCTTCATGATTCCTCGTTCCTTCTACCTCAACCCCGGAAGGACGGAACTTTTTATACGCGGTGAGAATGGCCAAATCACATCCGGACGTCTGACTGTAAGCCTCAGCGGCAGCAAGCAGCGCCAGCCAGCTCTCCTTGTGATTATCGGGGATCTCGGGGTTAGAGGATTTGGTGACAGAGGCCATGATGTGTTTATGCAACAACCTATGGCTCTGCTGAACCGTTTTGGGAATTCGTTCTTTTGGAATGTTGAAATGCTGGTGTGTTTCTGAAATGCGTTTTGTGGTTAGCACTCTTTGGTAATGAGAACTTGGTTTAGTTAATGCTGATGGGACTGTTAGTAGAGGCACATTTGAAATGGGTGACGGTGAGAGAACTAGGGGAGAGATGGGAGGATGCCACCACTTGCTGATGTTACCTGGAAAAGAAAAGATAATATGCATGAATACATACCAAGAGCACAATATCAAGctaaaacaaacatgcattttgattcAAAACTGTTAAGCAGCTTGAAAACCAGTTTGTTTGACTAATCAGCAAGCTCATCAACTGCTGTACAACAAACCCCCCACTCACTTTGACGGGTACCGCCTCCATTCCCTCGCACGTGTAACACACGTACACGTTTGTTTAAGACGTTCTCGGGTTttgtaaaacactaaaaattattttcgaGGCCTGTTGTATAGTTGCATGCAGCGGGTCTGTCCGTTTCTCGCGTTTTCGGGACAACATGACGAACAACCAACCTGTTTTCtgctgcttttgtttgtttgtttgtcactGTCAGCTTTAATATGCAGTTGGCAAAATCGGCGGCTAAAGAGCGGGGTATTTGCATTACGACATTAACTGCTTTAGAGCTTGTTGATCAGTTCATTGGTAAGTGGCCAACTGAAATGCACAGGCCAGTGCGCTCCAGCGTTAGCAATGCAGCTAAAAATCTATTTCAACGTTTTGCACAATTAAAAATGCATCGGGATAATTCGAGAAAGGAAAAGCAAATAGTTGACTTACCCTCGTAATATCCTCCCGCCTCTGTCACAATCGTCTTTTACTTCTAAACTTTATTGAACCCTCTTTGTTAGGAGCCTGTTACCCGTGCCTGTCTCTCCCCTAGACTCCAGCGCAGCGACGCGCACAGCGCTGTTTACAGTAGGAGCAgaccagtgttgccagattgcGCAAAAGAAACACGCAAATGGGCTGAAAAACAAGCACTAAATAAGCGACCTGTTTCTTTTCATGCGTTCTTTGTGTGGGTTGATCAGTTAGCATAGAAAACACACGCAAACAACGTAAAGTTACCCAGGGTTTTTATTGTCTTAGATGCCAAGGACCCCTAATATGACCATCATTGTGTGAGGGACACCGTCCTAAAATGTAAAAGCCATCCACTGTATATATTTTCCTAATTTATACtgtgaaaaattaatattgtaaatatgtttaaaatagcaaaatatttagtttctttacattacattattaaagggaccgttcacccaaaaatgaaaattctgtcattaattactcactctcatgtcgttccaaaccagtaagaccttcgtttctcttcggaacacaaattgagatatttttgatgaaatcggagagctttctgacctggCACAGCACGACCCAGCAATGTAcctgaaatgttcccaggctCATAAACGTAGTATGGACATAGGTAAAACACTCCATGTGACACCAGTGGTTCAAcagtaattttacgaagctatgaatactttttgtgcacaaaaaaaaaaaaaaaaaaagactttattcaaaagTTCCTCTTCTCCAAGTCATCGTCCTCCACCATTATCGGCACATTTACACATCATGGGGCTGGAAAAACATAAGAAATCCAGAAAAAAGTGGGTGCATTGATGCAAATAAACCCTGTTGGAActcttaaaggcatagttcactcaaaaatgaaaatcactcCGTGTCAGCATGCATGTTCTTTCCCCTATATGTAAAAAAGgcgcagtgtgtgtgtgttctacATCAGCAACACTACGCGCATACGTTGTTTACGTGCAGATCAAAGCACGTGCATGCCTCATGGTACTCTTCGACATGGTGCTAGGGTGACatggaggagaagaattgttctcctaagttgttattttagttttttgtgcacaaaaagtattctcgtagcttcacaaaattatggttgaaccactgatgtcacatggattattttgtCAGTGTTCTTGTTGGACCTTGGACGTGGTAggtgctgtctatgcagggtcagaaagctctgggatttcatcaaaaatatcttaatttgtgttacaaagatgaacgtaggtcttatgggtttgggacgacatgaaggtgagtaattaatgacagaatttttatttttgggtgaactatccctttaagtatcaACAGCCTAATTCATTACAGACCCTATAGACGCTATCTAGAATTCGGTACAACACTGACACTGTTCCTATTCATCTGCAAAGACAGATCGCAACAAGCACAGAAAACGCGTTTTAGGCGGATATGGCAACATTGGGGCAGACGCACGCGCGGTGGTCTTGCGCGTACACATGCGTCAACACATTTGCAGAGGTAACGTTCAGAAAGAACAAATAAGAGCAGGTATGACATTGAAATAAGCTgataataaatgctatataatGATTTACTGGACTCCATGTGCAATAAGCTAATGTTCTGGTGTCACATTTCTCCAGATATTTTGCTTGTACTTCCAAGAGTTATAGTGATTTGTACTTATTCATAATAACGAGTTTTTACGGAAATTTAAAGagcaaaatgaaattaaaatttggcGTATTTTTACTCACCCCGATGTTGTTTTGAACATGACTGCCTTACTTCAACAGACCACAATATGAGATTGTTATCCAGAATGATCAGCCTCAGTTATCACTGCATATTTTCTCCATGCAACGAAAGTGAATGATCACATTCATTCTGGCTAATCTCtttttatgtttcacagaaggaaaaaaaaataataataacgcaTGTTGAAACGAGTAATGAGTATTGAAAATTAGTAAatttaaatgatgacagaatctaTGGTGTCAGTTGGAGGACTTTTAACAACGACCCCCTCCATGATTCTGACATCTTATTTGTTTCACAGATCattgtattattgtaaaaaCCAACAAATACAGGGCTAAGAACATCACACTCATTATCACTATCttgaaaataacaatataaaggCGACGTCATGATTTGTGacgttctgattggctgctgctaaAGTGGGCGGTGCCATCTAGGAAAAAAAAACGGAAGTGTGATTGTTTTGGTCAAACTACGTGAGCACAGGAGGAGGAATGGACGCGAAGCCAGAGAGTCACAAGGTGAGTAGCGACAGTGTTTGTCAGCAACCTTAAGTTTTATATCGACGATGTCACATTGACATGACATCACGTAAACCTGTATACACAGTTCTGacgtttttacatatttaatgtcTTAAGATAAGTTTTTCCATAGCTGGAGCTAGTTAGCGATAGCCCAAGCTGATGACTGGCATGTCGTTCAAGTCTGATGGTTTAGTCACTGTCATGTCTTCATGTTGGACTGATATTTCAAATACCACTGTCGCCCATTGGGTAACACGTTTAGCAAGGAGGATTTTATTGAACGGCGCCACCGGTCAAACCAGTTAACTGAAGAGCTGTGATCATAACGTAAAGAT
It contains:
- the akt1s1 gene encoding uncharacterized protein akt1s1 isoform X1 yields the protein MASVTKSSNPEIPDNHKESWLALLAAAEAYSQTSGCDLAILTAYKKFRPSGVEVEGTRNHEGGGSQVRKFDYAYHVWGPGALAESSRRYMDDIAVLHSTTVLTAQRHTRLNTEEGGAKLATDVPSDRLTLTGDGVGTVSPNTRLYSQSYPSIYSSATAIGQPGGQHGNGERDREKAAMEEHEKGRERTEIVDLEEEEEEEEEEEEEDLDGRRRNLNESAGVFSMDEDSLSRDCEPFFESDGEEESTDGSLSEEAPPPPRGLAMGHLASRSSNPMAMARSLPVSIPVWGYRNNHAAQGDSHSGERVGCTDLDHIAASMKALLVPGATDGTEMFGALPRPRLNTGDFSLKH
- the akt1s1 gene encoding uncharacterized protein akt1s1 isoform X2, with product MASVTKSSNPEIPDNHKESWLALLAAAEAYSQTSGCDLAILTAYKKFRPSGVEVEGTRNHEGGGSQVRKFDYAYHVWGPGALAESSRRYMDDIAVLHSTTVLTAQRHTRLNTEEGGAKLATDVPSDRLTLTGDGVGTVSPNTRLYSQSYPSIYSSATAIGQPGGQHGNGERDREKAAMEEHEKGRERTEIVDLEEEEEEEEEEEEEDLDGRRRNLNESAGVFSMDEDSLSRDCEPFFESDGEEESTDGSLSEEAPPPPRGLAMGHLASRSSNPMAMARSLPVSIPVWGYRNNHAAQGDSHSGERNTN